Below is a genomic region from Marinobacter alexandrii.
TCGTTTTACTGGAACTGCTAGAAACACTTATTTCATATCAGATAAATTCACTTTTGGCCTTAAATTAAGTGCTAGTTATAGAGATCAGAAAGCACCAGGTACGCGCAATAGAGAGTTAGATCCAATAACAGGACAATTCAATCGAGACTTTGATATCAATCCTTACAGCTACAGTCTCAATACTGCAAGATCCATACGCCCTTTTGATGAAAATGGTGACTTAGAGTTTTTTAGGAGAAATTTTGCCCCTTTTAATATTTTAGACGAATTAGACAATAACTTCATTGACATTCGTGTAGTCGACATTTCTGCTCAGACTAATTTTGATTTCGATCCGATAGACAACTTGAGTATAAAAGGGGTGTTTCAGGTGAGATATGCTGATACTCGAAGAGATCATGTAGTAACTGAGCGTTCCAATCAAGCGGAAGCTTTCCGTGCTGATGGTACGCAGTTTATTCAAGATGCCAACAATCTGCTTTTTAATGACCCAAATAATCCTGGACTTAATCCAGTGGTGGTATTGCCCGAAGGAGGATTTAATTTTCAAGATCAAAATGACTTATTCAACTTTTTTGGGCGTATGAGCGCAGAGTGGTCTAAGACATTTAACTCTGTGCATCAAATAAATGCACTTGCTGGACAAGAACTACGATTTACAAATAGATCCTCTACTAGTGCTACTGGTTTGGGAGTTGTATTTGGAAGTGGGGGAGTCGTTGCGACGGACCCTAATATCATAGAGTTTTTTAATCTTCAAAACATCGATTATTTCTCCATTGATGAAGAACGTGATCGATTTGTAGGTTGGTTTTTAAATGGAGGCTATTCGTACAAATCGAAATACGTAGCAAATTTCACGTTGAGGTACGATGGTTCAAACCAACTTGGCAGAAGTAGACAAGCTCAATTTCTCCCAACATGGAATGTAAGCGGCGCATGGAATGTGTTTAACGAATCTTTCGCTGAAAATATGCCGGTACAAAACCTTAAGTTAAGAGCAACTTATGGCGTTTCAGGAAATCTTCCTCCTAATGCTAGCGCACTTTTGAATATTCAATCAGACATCACTATTCGCCCGACAGATGTAGAACCAGTTCTATTCATTGAAGATCTTACGAATACAGAATTAACTTGGGAGAAGCTACAAGAGTTTAATATAGGTGTTGACTTTTCCGTATTGGATGGAAGAATAGGAGTGAACTTTGACTACTACAAAAGAACTTCGTTTGACTTGATAGGTACAGTACAGACCAGTGGAGTAGGAGGTCAGGGGCTGAAGGTTGGAAACTTTGCTGATATGGAAATAAATGGGTTTGAATTTACCGTCAACTCATTAAATATGGAAAGAGAAAATTTTAGCTGGCGAACGAACTTTAATATGGGGTATAGTCAGGATCGAATTACAAAACTTGACTTTGGTCCGCGTTTCGTAGATGCCATTGGTCAAGCAGGAGCTGCGGTTCTAGGTAGACCTAGGAGGTCATTGTACTCGACCGATTTTGCGGGATTGAATAATGCAGGTATCCCTACCTTTTTTGGTAGTGAAGGACAACAAGTATTTGAATTCGATCTACAAAATAGAGAAGGATTGGAAGAGACATTGATATTTGAGGGATCAACTGAACCTAGAGGATCAGGAGGCTTTACTAACACTTTTAAGTATAAACAATTCACTCTTTCAGTATTGTTGTCATATAAATTTGATTATAAAATTCGACTGAATGACGCCTTCTTTTCAAGTTATACTGATTTCGACGCATTACCAGGCGAGTTAGTAAATAGATGGGCAGTTCCGGGAGATGAAGATATTACAGATATTCCAGTCATTCTTGATGCGAATACCTTGGCACAAGGAGGAAGTACGGTTCAAGCCTATCAATTATATAATAAAAGTACTGTTCGAATAGCAGACGGAGATTTTGTGCGATTGAAAACGGTAAGATTAAGTTACAATGTGCCATCAGGCTTTACGGAGCGTTTAGGGTTTAGCAATTTTAATATATCTGTTGAAGGACAAAATCTTGCTCTTTTATACTCCGATAGAGAAAATTTAAGAGGGCAGGATCCCGAGTTTTTTAGTACAGGTGGTATTGCGTTACCACAACCTAGATTGATTACTTTTTCATTAAATGTGGGCTTTTAGATGAGAAACATAAAATTGAAATTGGTAAACCTTCCAACACAAATTTTGTGTTTAACATTAGTGCTTGCTATAGGTGCATGCAGTGATTTTTTAGATGAAGATCCGGATAATAGAGTAGAGGTAGATAACTTAGAAAAAGCAGCACAGCTTTTAGTAAATGCATACTCTTTAGCTAGCCCAAATTTCACCGATTGGATGACTGATGACGTTCAATTCACTTTGGGAACAACACAGAGACTTAGTCATGAGCAGATATATAAATGGGAAGATGTTACCACAGGGCCTACAGATGCCGATACTCCTGATTTTTTTTGGTTCCAGACATATGAAGCCATTGCTCATGCGAACGAAGTGTTGCAATTAC
It encodes:
- a CDS encoding SusC/RagA family TonB-linked outer membrane protein; its protein translation is MREGLSILLLIVLCGIAYAQSTINGKIVDTTGEPLIGVTIFNETTEKGVVTDIEGNFVLMMSRGDALVVKMLGMKEQRISYSGQSSLSITLEEEVTSIGEVVITGFQEVNRKLFTGAAESLKMDDIRPQGMVDVSRVLEGQVAGVNVENVSGTFGTAPRIRIRGNASINGNNQPLFVIDGVILEDLANVNTDDLISGNANLLVSSSIANLNPNDIESFQILKDASATAIYGARAANGVVVITTRRGKSGKLQVNYSANFSGKLRPTYNQFDLLNSAEELSVYRELANKGLIDISTAVRARNFGAVGKMFSLIAAKDIPWGPGGTLNESFLNQYENANTDWFGTLFRDLGLQQQHSLSFTTGSEKANNYYSFSYLNDQGQTIADRVSRFTGTARNTYFISDKFTFGLKLSASYRDQKAPGTRNRELDPITGQFNRDFDINPYSYSLNTARSIRPFDENGDLEFFRRNFAPFNILDELDNNFIDIRVVDISAQTNFDFDPIDNLSIKGVFQVRYADTRRDHVVTERSNQAEAFRADGTQFIQDANNLLFNDPNNPGLNPVVVLPEGGFNFQDQNDLFNFFGRMSAEWSKTFNSVHQINALAGQELRFTNRSSTSATGLGVVFGSGGVVATDPNIIEFFNLQNIDYFSIDEERDRFVGWFLNGGYSYKSKYVANFTLRYDGSNQLGRSRQAQFLPTWNVSGAWNVFNESFAENMPVQNLKLRATYGVSGNLPPNASALLNIQSDITIRPTDVEPVLFIEDLTNTELTWEKLQEFNIGVDFSVLDGRIGVNFDYYKRTSFDLIGTVQTSGVGGQGLKVGNFADMEINGFEFTVNSLNMERENFSWRTNFNMGYSQDRITKLDFGPRFVDAIGQAGAAVLGRPRRSLYSTDFAGLNNAGIPTFFGSEGQQVFEFDLQNREGLEETLIFEGSTEPRGSGGFTNTFKYKQFTLSVLLSYKFDYKIRLNDAFFSSYTDFDALPGELVNRWAVPGDEDITDIPVILDANTLAQGGSTVQAYQLYNKSTVRIADGDFVRLKTVRLSYNVPSGFTERLGFSNFNISVEGQNLALLYSDRENLRGQDPEFFSTGGIALPQPRLITFSLNVGF